A single Ctenopharyngodon idella isolate HZGC_01 chromosome 22, HZGC01, whole genome shotgun sequence DNA region contains:
- the rs1b gene encoding retinoschisin 1b has translation MDTRIFTVFLLLFTQGFIGVYTQGELEMPWPYEEEEEESVKEVTENQTPAGCNCDCQEIRPTGTPAWTSISTTPSTPISPYQDCMPECPYHKPLGFEAGSVLAEQLTCSNQDQYIGWFSSWTPNKARLNSQGFGCAWLSKLQDASQWLQIDLLETKVVSGIMTQGRCDADEWTTKYSLQYRTHDSLNWIYYKDQTGNNRVFYGNTDRSSTVQNLLRPPIVTRYLRILPLGWHTRIAIRLELLMCMNKCV, from the exons ATGGACACGAGGATCTTCACtgtgtttctgctgctgttcaCTCAAG GTTTCATTGGTGTTTACACACAAGGG gagTTAGAGATGCCATGGCCTtatgaagaggaggaggaggagagtgTGAAGGAAGTGACGGAGAATCAAACGCCAGCGGGCTGCAACTGTGACTGTCAGGAGATTCGACCGACCGGAACTCCAGCCTGGACCTCCATCAGCACCACGCCGTCCACACCCATCAGCCCGTACCAGGACTGCATGCCGG AGTGTCCCTACCACAAACCGCTGGGATTCGAGGCCGGATCGGTGTTGGCGGAGCAGCTCACCTGTTCAAACCAGGACCAGTACATAGGCTGGTTTTCCTCCTGGACCCCGAATAAAGCCAGACTCAACAGTCAGGGGTTTGG CTGTGCCTGGCTGTCCAAACTCCAGGATGCGAGTCAGTGGCTTCAGATCGACCTCCTGGAGACGAAGGTGGTCTCTGGTATCATGACTCAAGGTCGCTGTGATGCTGACGAATGGACCACCAAGTACAGCCTGCAGTACCGAACCCACGACAGCCTCAACTGGATCTATTACAAAGACCAGACCGGCAATAACAGG GTGTTCTATGGAAACACAGACCGATCCTCCACGGTCCAGAACCTGCTGCGTCCACCCATCGTGACGCGGTACCTCCGGATCCTTCCTCTGGGATGGCACACACGCATCGCCATACGCCTGGAGCTGCTCATGTGCATGAACAAGTGTGTTTGA